One Gloeothece verrucosa PCC 7822 DNA window includes the following coding sequences:
- a CDS encoding flotillin family protein has protein sequence MELIIILLGLLGLGTGASMMVIRNYYYICQPSEVLIFAGSRQKTANDQTIGYRLVKGGSSIKVPLVEEVFRMDLTNMIIDLKVVNAYSKGGVPLIVEGVANIKIAGEEPLIHNAIERLLGKKRKEIEQLAKETLEGNLRGVLASLTPEEANADQITFAKILLEEAEDDLQQLGLVLDSLQIQKISDEVRYLDSIGRKSSAELFRDARIGEAKAKAESIIKDSANKRITALRRIQRDLEIAKADAEKRVRDAQTKRVAMIAEVESIVMAELARVEAEVKVQTERIKQVEQQLQADVIAPAEAECQRMIANAQGEAAKIVEDGKAQAEGTKKLAESWKGAGSSAKEIFLFQKLELLLKLMAASVPEVAIDNVTVIDGNNGTPVAKIASLMEQLRQATGVDVAQIAGQLSAEKPKSNGVVHSEKPLLDLKKL, from the coding sequence ATGGAATTAATTATTATCTTACTAGGATTGTTGGGTTTAGGCACCGGCGCTTCGATGATGGTAATTCGGAATTATTACTATATTTGTCAGCCGAGTGAAGTGTTAATCTTTGCCGGCAGTCGACAAAAAACCGCCAACGATCAAACCATTGGTTATCGGTTAGTGAAAGGGGGCAGTAGTATCAAAGTTCCCTTGGTAGAAGAAGTCTTCCGCATGGACTTAACTAATATGATCATTGATCTCAAGGTAGTTAATGCCTATTCAAAAGGAGGAGTTCCCCTGATTGTAGAGGGTGTTGCTAATATCAAAATTGCCGGAGAAGAACCCTTAATTCACAATGCTATCGAACGATTATTAGGCAAAAAACGCAAGGAAATTGAACAACTGGCGAAAGAAACGTTAGAAGGGAATTTAAGAGGAGTATTAGCCAGCCTTACTCCTGAAGAAGCCAACGCCGATCAGATCACTTTTGCGAAAATTTTATTAGAAGAAGCCGAAGATGATTTACAACAATTAGGACTGGTATTAGACAGTCTTCAAATTCAAAAAATTTCTGATGAAGTGCGTTATCTTGATTCCATTGGGCGTAAATCCAGCGCGGAACTTTTTCGAGATGCCCGCATTGGTGAAGCTAAAGCCAAAGCTGAGTCAATTATTAAAGATTCAGCTAATAAAAGAATTACCGCTCTCAGACGCATTCAACGAGACTTAGAAATTGCTAAAGCTGATGCTGAAAAACGGGTGCGGGATGCTCAAACTAAGCGAGTGGCTATGATTGCTGAGGTAGAATCTATTGTTATGGCAGAATTGGCTAGGGTAGAGGCAGAGGTTAAGGTACAGACAGAAAGAATTAAGCAGGTTGAACAACAGTTACAAGCGGATGTTATTGCGCCGGCAGAAGCGGAATGTCAACGAATGATCGCTAATGCTCAGGGTGAAGCGGCTAAAATTGTTGAAGATGGAAAAGCACAAGCAGAAGGAACGAAAAAATTAGCCGAGTCTTGGAAAGGGGCTGGAAGTAGTGCGAAAGAGATTTTCTTGTTCCAAAAGTTAGAATTATTGTTGAAATTGATGGCGGCTAGTGTACCAGAAGTAGCGATTGATAATGTTACAGTGATTGATGGAAATAATGGAACTCCGGTGGCGAAAATAGCCTCATTAATGGAACAATTACGACAGGCGACAGGAGTAGATGTGGCGCAAATTGCTGGACAATTGAGTGCCGAGAAACCGAAAAGTAATGGGGTAGTACATTCCGAAAAACCCTTATTAGATTTGAAAAAGTTGTAA
- a CDS encoding DUF3322 domain-containing protein has protein sequence MINPSEIKKKAERLYPDLLKAVVKAECFFPKDFPIGTLPKDFIALRNEVIVLIEQSKQTLGYGYNLELKTRNTHKYGHQSLPERITIETEIDYLKFINKEKELTQFKRDIELIRLKVPELENWIYDNPLKVIQHTEKWEDLLKVCQYFQKNPRPNLYIRELPIQVHTKFIEENQTIIRSLLENILPPDALQSVESPKEHSFEKRFYLKYREPLIRLRILDNSIKKIYKFPISDFQTPISEFRELNFQPHRFIITENLMNFLTLPPLINTCAIWGGGYAVQALKSVSWLADCPLFYWGDLDTHGFEILSQFRGYFPHTVSVMMDEQTFKSFEEFTVSGVTSKIENIPHLTAEEYHLYVYLKQHQKRLEQERISQNFVNEYLQNLFK, from the coding sequence ATGATCAATCCTTCGGAAATTAAAAAAAAGGCTGAACGTCTTTATCCTGACTTACTCAAGGCAGTAGTTAAAGCTGAATGTTTTTTTCCTAAAGACTTTCCTATAGGAACATTGCCCAAAGATTTTATCGCTTTACGAAATGAAGTTATCGTACTGATTGAACAATCAAAACAAACTTTAGGTTATGGGTATAATCTTGAGTTAAAAACTCGTAATACACACAAATACGGTCATCAATCATTACCAGAACGGATTACGATTGAGACAGAAATTGATTATTTAAAGTTCATTAATAAAGAAAAAGAATTGACTCAATTTAAGAGAGATATAGAGTTAATTAGACTGAAAGTTCCTGAGCTAGAAAACTGGATTTATGATAATCCTCTAAAAGTTATTCAGCATACCGAAAAATGGGAAGATTTACTTAAAGTTTGCCAATACTTTCAAAAAAATCCTAGACCCAATCTTTATATCCGAGAATTACCAATCCAAGTTCATACTAAATTTATTGAAGAAAATCAAACAATTATTCGCTCTCTTCTAGAAAATATATTACCTCCTGACGCTCTCCAATCAGTGGAATCGCCAAAAGAACATTCATTTGAAAAAAGATTTTATTTAAAATATCGGGAGCCGCTAATACGATTAAGGATTTTAGATAACAGTATCAAAAAAATCTATAAATTTCCCATTTCTGATTTTCAAACGCCAATATCTGAATTTAGGGAACTCAATTTCCAACCACATCGCTTTATTATTACTGAAAATTTGATGAATTTTTTGACGCTTCCTCCCTTAATAAATACTTGTGCTATATGGGGCGGTGGCTATGCTGTACAAGCTTTAAAATCTGTAAGTTGGTTAGCTGACTGTCCCCTTTTTTATTGGGGTGATTTAGATACTCATGGGTTTGAAATACTTTCTCAATTTAGAGGTTATTTTCCTCATACAGTTTCGGTGATGATGGACGAACAAACCTTTAAAAGTTTTGAAGAATTTACCGTAAGCGGTGTTACATCAAAAATAGAAAATATTCCCCATCTTACAGCCGAAGAATATCACCTATATGTATATTTAAAACAACACCAAAAACGATTAGAACAAGAACGCATCAGCCAGAATTTTGTTAATGAGTATTTACAAAACCTATTCAAATAA
- a CDS encoding ATP-binding protein, which yields MQLPLLIEQNGYSNNDDLAGFRLQRFEVYNWGTFDQRPWVVNLGGKTGLLTGANGSGKSTLVDGLLTLLVPNKKRNYNQASSMTGKKERDEKSYVQGAYGQIRNEEFYGSKSKLLRKEGKLTVVLAYFLNELTQQKVTLAQVLWMEQSALKKFFVIANDNLSITSHFSKFKHTSELKKALKASGAEIFEEFIKYSQRFRKLLGLQSEKALDLFNQTVSIKEIGGLNDFIRNHMLQKTDIQTKINNLIEFYQDLTVSYQAICQEKKQLEILEPLKEEEKKLHKSTEEIEFLQRLKKLTPAYIARLKLALLTEELEKIERQLNQSQDHQKECDDRLKDLRQNEQRLVIAIENDSVGQRLNELKEKSEQRQKEVNRRKHQAEKYDRYAKSLKLPTYLDRDGFYRAKKQAEDLAQTIQLALEEIGNKLDGHKIQQNDLNRKIEPLENEIKSLRQRKNQIPSENLQIRERLIAHLNLDETDLPFVGELLQVRLEAQEWEGAIERLLRGFGLCILVPEQHYRAVNAYVQANHLKGRLVYYRVKPSTPNPTARAFSLQQIPHKLDIKNDNNIFFNWLREQLVQHFSYVCCDSEEQLQHETRAITRNGLIKHGEEQHEKNDRSRIDDRRHYILGWNNANKIKVLEAELKEINEELGQVQKHIQDLKDQGSQYKNQQSLLQAFKTFTDFIEIDWRSVHLELQDLERQLKELEASSAHLNQLKEQLKEVKQQIQDATEQRDQLMQEIGRLKTKQQNFQFSQSLCELKLSQFLPQEIDELIPWFTKQLKKKELSINTIAEIEKEIIELVSSTIDREKEKQNGCKNLIYRVTDKFLKEFPEFTLNLGTSVDFLPAYLALQDKIERDDLPRHEENFKKLMNEKVIQEISWFKTSLEKQEEEIQDNIDQLNQCLREINYTDSTYIELCYEMTRDTEILEFRNDLKICLGKIVEYGAEDNEKRFKNIQERLIKRFKEEERWKNKVIDVRNWLNFSVSERYRSDHSEKEHHTDSSGKSGGQKAKFAYTILASSIAYQFGLNQEDSRSKSFRFVVIDEAFSKLDDNYARYAMELFKNLNLQLLVITPKDKINVIEPYIINLHFVCNNSDYSYSQIHSISIEEYQKKRNQVLNKANDQSFGN from the coding sequence ATGCAACTTCCTCTCCTGATTGAACAAAATGGTTATTCCAACAATGACGATTTAGCTGGTTTTCGCTTACAACGGTTTGAAGTTTATAACTGGGGAACTTTTGATCAACGTCCCTGGGTAGTGAATTTAGGCGGCAAAACAGGACTACTAACAGGGGCAAATGGTTCTGGAAAGTCGACTCTAGTAGATGGACTACTGACTCTACTCGTACCTAACAAAAAGCGTAACTATAACCAAGCTTCTAGCATGACGGGAAAAAAAGAGCGAGATGAAAAAAGCTACGTGCAAGGCGCTTATGGTCAGATTCGTAACGAAGAATTTTATGGTTCTAAATCTAAATTACTCCGAAAGGAAGGAAAACTTACCGTTGTACTGGCTTATTTTTTAAATGAACTCACTCAACAAAAAGTCACCCTTGCTCAAGTGCTATGGATGGAACAGAGCGCGCTAAAAAAGTTTTTTGTTATTGCTAATGATAATTTAAGTATTACTTCCCATTTTAGCAAATTTAAGCATACTTCCGAGTTAAAAAAAGCTTTAAAAGCATCCGGAGCAGAAATTTTTGAGGAATTTATTAAATACAGTCAACGCTTTCGGAAACTTTTGGGTTTACAGTCAGAAAAAGCATTAGATTTATTTAATCAAACAGTCAGTATTAAAGAAATCGGGGGATTGAATGATTTTATCCGCAATCATATGTTACAAAAAACTGATATTCAAACTAAAATTAATAACTTAATCGAATTTTATCAAGATTTAACCGTTTCTTACCAGGCGATTTGCCAAGAAAAAAAACAATTAGAAATTCTCGAACCCCTCAAAGAAGAGGAGAAAAAACTTCACAAATCCACAGAAGAAATTGAATTTTTACAACGTCTTAAAAAGCTCACTCCAGCCTATATTGCAAGACTAAAATTAGCTCTACTTACTGAAGAACTAGAAAAAATCGAGCGACAACTAAATCAATCTCAAGATCATCAGAAAGAATGTGATGACCGTCTTAAAGATTTGCGGCAAAACGAACAACGTTTAGTAATTGCTATTGAAAATGACAGCGTTGGACAACGTTTAAATGAACTCAAGGAAAAAAGCGAGCAACGTCAGAAAGAAGTTAACCGAAGAAAACACCAAGCAGAAAAGTACGATCGCTATGCAAAATCGTTAAAGTTGCCTACATACCTAGATAGAGATGGATTTTACAGGGCAAAAAAACAAGCAGAAGATCTCGCTCAAACAATTCAATTAGCTTTGGAGGAGATTGGAAATAAATTAGACGGCCATAAAATCCAACAAAATGATTTAAACCGCAAAATAGAGCCGCTTGAAAACGAAATAAAATCTTTACGCCAACGAAAAAATCAAATTCCCTCAGAAAATTTACAAATCCGTGAGCGCCTTATTGCCCATCTAAATTTAGATGAAACCGACTTACCTTTTGTCGGAGAACTCTTGCAAGTACGTTTAGAAGCTCAGGAATGGGAGGGAGCTATTGAACGACTATTAAGAGGTTTTGGGTTGTGTATCCTCGTTCCAGAGCAACACTATCGCGCTGTTAATGCCTATGTACAAGCCAATCATTTAAAGGGACGTTTAGTCTATTATCGGGTTAAACCCTCAACCCCTAACCCAACAGCACGGGCTTTTTCTCTTCAACAAATTCCTCATAAGTTAGACATTAAGAATGACAATAATATATTTTTTAACTGGTTACGGGAACAATTAGTACAGCACTTTAGCTATGTTTGCTGTGATAGTGAAGAACAGCTTCAGCACGAAACTCGCGCCATTACTCGTAATGGGTTAATTAAGCATGGGGAAGAACAACATGAAAAAAATGATCGCTCTCGAATTGATGATCGTCGTCACTATATCTTAGGTTGGAATAATGCGAATAAAATTAAAGTGCTTGAAGCAGAACTAAAGGAAATTAACGAAGAGTTAGGTCAAGTTCAAAAACATATCCAAGACTTAAAAGATCAGGGCAGTCAATACAAAAACCAACAATCTTTGTTGCAAGCTTTTAAGACTTTTACAGATTTTATAGAGATTGATTGGCGCTCAGTACATCTTGAATTACAAGACCTGGAGCGGCAGCTAAAAGAATTAGAAGCTAGTTCCGCTCACTTGAACCAATTAAAAGAACAACTTAAAGAGGTTAAGCAGCAAATTCAAGATGCAACTGAACAACGGGATCAATTGATGCAAGAAATAGGAAGACTAAAAACTAAGCAGCAAAATTTTCAATTCTCTCAGTCCCTGTGTGAACTTAAACTTAGTCAGTTTTTACCACAAGAAATAGATGAATTAATTCCCTGGTTTACTAAACAACTGAAAAAAAAGGAACTGAGCATAAACACAATTGCTGAAATTGAAAAGGAAATTATCGAGTTAGTATCAAGTACAATCGACAGAGAGAAGGAAAAGCAAAATGGCTGTAAAAACTTAATTTATAGGGTGACTGACAAATTTCTTAAGGAATTCCCAGAATTTACTCTAAATTTAGGGACTTCGGTCGATTTTTTACCGGCATATTTGGCTCTGCAAGATAAAATTGAGCGTGATGATTTACCTCGTCATGAGGAAAATTTTAAAAAACTCATGAATGAAAAAGTTATACAAGAGATTTCTTGGTTTAAAACTTCTTTAGAAAAACAGGAGGAAGAGATTCAAGATAATATCGATCAACTGAATCAGTGCTTACGAGAAATTAATTATACAGATTCGACTTATATTGAATTGTGTTATGAAATGACCCGTGATACAGAAATTCTAGAATTTAGAAACGACTTAAAAATCTGTCTAGGTAAAATAGTAGAATACGGTGCTGAGGATAATGAAAAAAGATTTAAAAATATTCAAGAACGTCTCATTAAACGATTTAAAGAGGAGGAAAGATGGAAAAATAAAGTTATAGATGTACGCAACTGGTTAAACTTTTCCGTCAGTGAGCGTTATCGATCAGATCATTCAGAAAAAGAACATCATACCGACTCTTCAGGAAAGTCTGGAGGACAAAAAGCCAAGTTTGCTTATACAATTTTAGCATCCTCAATTGCCTATCAGTTTGGTCTTAATCAAGAAGATTCAAGAAGTAAATCATTTCGATTTGTAGTCATTGATGAAGCGTTTAGTAAGTTAGATGATAATTATGCTCGTTATGCAATGGAATTATTTAAAAACTTAAATTTACAACTGTTAGTTATTACTCCTAAAGATAAAATTAATGTAATTGAACCCTATATTATTAATTTACATTTTGTTTGTAATAATTCTGATTATAGTTATTCTCAGATTCACTCAATCTCTATTGAAGAATATCAAAAAAAACGCAATCAAGTATTAAACAAAGCTAATGATCAATCCTTCGGAAATTAA
- a CDS encoding DUF4194 domain-containing protein, translated as MLPQSTLPYAPAILKLLQGAMYSDDVHWNQLQTYLTAIQKYFAQIGLEVRNHETDGFAYLEQPDPDPQDKSEPLPRLTRRNPLTFRVTLLCVLLREEWRKFDTNSTTGQLVLNIEKIREMLKLYLPDGNNEDRLRLEVERLVGKVRELGFLRRLSQEDESYQVLPILKAKIDADQLALLKQKLEAYATSSPD; from the coding sequence ATGTTACCTCAATCAACACTACCCTACGCTCCTGCTATCCTTAAACTTTTACAAGGAGCAATGTATAGTGACGATGTTCACTGGAACCAATTACAAACTTATCTAACAGCGATTCAAAAATATTTTGCTCAAATTGGCTTAGAAGTTCGTAATCACGAAACAGATGGATTTGCTTATTTAGAACAACCCGATCCCGATCCGCAGGATAAATCTGAACCTCTTCCTCGTTTGACGAGACGTAATCCCTTAACCTTTCGAGTAACCCTTTTGTGTGTATTGCTGCGGGAAGAATGGCGAAAGTTTGACACTAATAGTACCACAGGACAATTGGTACTCAATATCGAAAAAATTCGAGAGATGTTAAAACTTTATCTGCCAGATGGGAATAATGAAGATAGATTGCGGCTTGAAGTTGAGCGCTTAGTAGGAAAAGTCCGAGAGTTAGGATTTTTGAGGCGGCTTTCTCAGGAAGACGAAAGCTATCAAGTCTTACCCATTCTTAAAGCCAAAATCGATGCTGATCAACTCGCTCTCTTAAAACAAAAGCTAGAAGCTTATGCAACTTCCTCTCCTGATTGA
- a CDS encoding DUF3375 domain-containing protein: protein MDYDQIKNELKHSSSLQLLRSQNAPLIVSFLHKQFKENQRTAIKNSELTSKLEDYLEFIRESEAEGAYPQSPQQYLNQWCDDQYLRKTYEPGSDDPVFKLTPAIEKVLKWLGELIQPPEFVVTESRFYHIFDLLKEIRDYSTTDVETRLAQLEEERDRIQQEIDKIRQTGVVTRYDSTKIKEKFILANNVASELLGDFAEVTERFRALTRTIQEEQLQENSYKGSVVGRVLNADQEIKESDQGRSFYGFWNFLMSGDQQRELKSLIQEVYNLDELRSLMQKYGLLRRIERHLMDAGEQIIQSNHRLAEKLRQMLDESNLSENRRVAELIREIEGLAIRVAKQPPLDEDFFVLEGEPNVNLVMERRLHDLEECKPPTFSLNFDNLPPVNLDEELTELYHQLYVDETELERRIAQALEHRPQVTLAELVEIYPVEQGLSEIVAYLAIASKSEQHLLNDNIKESIRVASLEPEKQLRLTLPQVIFRRLF, encoded by the coding sequence ATGGACTATGACCAAATTAAAAATGAATTGAAACATTCTTCTAGTCTTCAACTGTTAAGAAGTCAAAATGCTCCTTTAATTGTAAGTTTTCTTCACAAACAGTTTAAGGAAAATCAGCGAACTGCCATTAAAAACTCAGAATTAACCAGCAAATTAGAAGATTATTTAGAGTTCATTCGAGAAAGTGAGGCAGAAGGGGCTTATCCGCAATCGCCTCAACAATACCTTAATCAGTGGTGTGATGACCAATATTTAAGAAAAACTTATGAACCAGGGAGTGATGATCCTGTCTTTAAGCTAACTCCTGCAATTGAAAAAGTGCTTAAGTGGTTGGGAGAACTAATACAACCGCCTGAATTTGTGGTAACTGAATCTCGATTTTACCATATCTTCGACTTGCTCAAAGAAATTCGGGATTACAGTACCACAGATGTAGAAACCCGGTTAGCGCAACTCGAAGAGGAACGCGATCGCATACAGCAAGAAATTGACAAGATTCGACAAACTGGCGTAGTGACTCGTTACGATAGCACTAAAATTAAAGAAAAATTTATTCTAGCTAATAATGTTGCTAGTGAATTGTTGGGAGATTTTGCCGAAGTAACAGAAAGGTTTCGGGCACTAACTCGCACTATACAAGAAGAGCAACTTCAAGAAAATTCCTATAAAGGTTCTGTAGTGGGCCGTGTTTTAAATGCTGATCAAGAAATAAAAGAATCGGATCAGGGGCGCAGTTTCTACGGGTTTTGGAACTTTTTAATGTCTGGGGATCAACAGCGAGAACTAAAGTCTTTAATTCAAGAAGTTTATAACTTAGACGAGTTACGTTCTTTAATGCAAAAATACGGGTTACTACGTCGGATTGAACGTCATTTGATGGATGCAGGAGAACAGATTATTCAATCCAACCATCGACTAGCCGAAAAACTGCGTCAAATGCTCGATGAGAGCAATTTAAGCGAAAATAGGCGCGTTGCTGAATTAATTAGAGAAATAGAAGGTCTTGCCATAAGAGTAGCGAAGCAGCCCCCACTTGATGAGGATTTTTTCGTATTAGAAGGAGAACCGAACGTCAATTTAGTAATGGAACGTCGTTTGCATGACCTCGAAGAGTGTAAACCCCCGACTTTTTCATTAAATTTTGACAATTTGCCGCCAGTGAATCTGGATGAAGAACTAACCGAGCTTTATCATCAATTGTATGTAGATGAGACGGAATTAGAGCGGCGTATTGCACAAGCTTTAGAGCATCGCCCACAAGTCACTTTAGCCGAGTTAGTGGAAATATATCCTGTAGAGCAAGGATTATCAGAGATTGTGGCCTATTTAGCCATTGCCAGTAAATCTGAGCAACATTTACTCAATGATAATATAAAAGAATCTATTCGAGTTGCCAGCTTAGAACCTGAAAAACAGTTGCGGCTTACGCTCCCACAAGTAATTTTTAGACGCTTATTTTAA
- the lysS gene encoding homocitrate synthase yields MSPIQFAIIDSTLREGEQFCKANFSSDDKVEIARELDAFGVEYIEVTSPCASPQSFRDCQHLAQLGLQSKLLTHIRCHLEDAKKALDTGVNGINLFFGTSSLLREFGHGKNIDQIVAMATEVITFIHQQSPLIELRFSTEDSFRSSFSDLLRVYLAIDRLGIITRFGIADTVGVATPNQVFNLVQTLRQCTDTDIEFHGHNDTGCAIANSYAALEAGATHIDTTVLGIGERNGITPLAGLISRLYTLDPEQLARKYRLHQLLPLHQLVAARVGISIPMDHYIIGEAAFTHKAGVHTQAILNNPKTYEAIDPGDFGLKRSFLINHKLTGKHAIAHRANELGLCVDQIQLQIIAQKIKALADQQQLTLDHIDEILQSSFGDQTNQNYAQLEPLAGR; encoded by the coding sequence ATGTCACCGATTCAGTTTGCAATTATTGACAGTACCTTGCGAGAGGGCGAACAATTTTGTAAAGCGAATTTTTCCTCAGATGATAAAGTTGAAATTGCCAGAGAACTCGATGCTTTTGGTGTTGAATACATTGAAGTAACATCCCCCTGTGCTTCTCCTCAATCCTTTAGAGATTGCCAACATTTAGCTCAATTAGGCTTACAATCTAAACTATTAACTCACATACGCTGTCATCTAGAAGATGCCAAAAAAGCTTTAGATACAGGCGTGAATGGCATCAATTTGTTTTTTGGAACTTCTAGCCTTTTGCGGGAATTTGGTCATGGGAAAAATATTGATCAAATTGTGGCAATGGCAACCGAAGTAATTACTTTTATACACCAACAAAGCCCCCTAATTGAGTTACGTTTTTCTACTGAAGATTCTTTTCGCAGTTCCTTTTCAGATTTACTGCGGGTGTATTTGGCTATTGATCGTTTAGGAATTATTACTCGTTTTGGGATCGCTGATACCGTAGGAGTTGCTACCCCCAATCAAGTTTTTAATCTGGTGCAGACTTTACGTCAGTGTACCGATACAGATATTGAGTTTCATGGTCATAATGATACTGGTTGCGCCATCGCTAATAGCTACGCCGCTCTAGAAGCCGGTGCGACTCATATTGATACTACCGTCTTAGGGATTGGTGAGCGCAATGGGATCACTCCTTTAGCCGGGCTGATTTCGCGCCTTTATACCCTTGATCCCGAACAGTTAGCCCGTAAATACCGCCTACATCAATTGTTACCATTACATCAGCTAGTAGCGGCTCGCGTGGGTATTTCTATCCCGATGGACCACTATATCATTGGCGAAGCGGCTTTTACTCACAAAGCCGGTGTTCATACTCAAGCTATCCTCAATAATCCTAAAACTTATGAAGCCATTGATCCGGGTGATTTTGGTTTAAAACGTTCATTTTTGATCAATCACAAACTGACAGGAAAACACGCTATTGCTCATCGCGCTAATGAACTCGGACTCTGTGTCGATCAAATTCAACTTCAAATCATTGCCCAAAAAATTAAAGCTTTGGCTGATCAGCAACAGCTTACTCTCGATCATATCGATGAAATTTTGCAATCTAGCTTTGGGGATCAAACTAATCAAAATTATGCTCAATTAGAACCCCTAGCAGGAAGATAG
- a CDS encoding universal stress protein, whose protein sequence is MYQRILVALDNSPASEQVFTVGLTLAKSWGSQCGTSSAPQLMLLHVLSENASDSPVRFVPYATGYDIVITQEYQKEWQKFQRECEEKLKNYQEKAEQEGVKTDYTQVYGSPGSAICHFASEWKTDLIVIGRRGQSKLSEILLGSVSSYVIHRSHCCIHLVQSGS, encoded by the coding sequence ATGTATCAAAGAATCTTAGTTGCTCTCGACAATTCCCCGGCCTCAGAGCAGGTTTTTACCGTAGGATTGACTCTAGCTAAATCTTGGGGATCACAGTGCGGAACGAGTTCCGCACCCCAGTTAATGTTACTGCACGTATTATCAGAAAATGCTTCCGATAGTCCTGTCAGGTTTGTCCCTTATGCAACTGGCTATGACATTGTCATCACACAAGAATATCAAAAAGAATGGCAAAAATTCCAGCGAGAATGCGAAGAGAAGCTGAAAAACTACCAAGAAAAAGCTGAACAAGAAGGCGTTAAAACTGATTATACTCAGGTTTATGGCAGTCCGGGGTCTGCTATTTGTCATTTTGCTAGTGAATGGAAAACCGACCTAATTGTTATCGGACGTAGAGGACAGTCTAAGCTGAGTGAAATCTTACTAGGAAGTGTTAGTAGTTATGTAATTCATCGTAGTCACTGTTGTATACATCTTGTGCAATCAGGGAGTTAA
- a CDS encoding AbrB family transcriptional regulator: protein MIFKISLLPDAYVVAYPHSYLQLKEKITVSWPKTQKIIGQLVIALLAGWVCSWLKIPVGWLLGPMLAGIAYAIKQGSRQPLPPYFKLIAQIIIGMVTASRFSLETVMIAKTYFIPLLLCVCATGGLSMFNGYLLSRWAGIDQATGFLGFIPGAASSIVAMSEEMGADAIAVALIQYIRVLLVVLLLPATATFLFPVQLEAQTAANVAATTDLSTLPLYLNLLIVAICGGLGIWLGKRLKFPSAGFLGPFFVGLIVFWLLPYSIEIPRSVFNGGLLLLGISIGVQFDWEVARKLLKAVYIEIALVCVLSLICLGIGYEFHVLTGVETSTAILGFTPGGIEAMIATVMQLGGDTGLVLAMQLTRMLGIILIAPWLVGFLAKRVKSSHAPEAVPDSSPSQAKV, encoded by the coding sequence GTGATTTTCAAAATTTCCCTTTTACCAGACGCTTACGTTGTAGCTTATCCCCATAGCTACCTTCAACTCAAAGAAAAAATAACCGTTTCCTGGCCAAAGACGCAAAAAATTATCGGACAGCTAGTGATAGCCCTATTAGCCGGCTGGGTATGTTCTTGGCTAAAAATTCCGGTCGGTTGGTTATTAGGTCCAATGTTGGCAGGAATTGCTTATGCAATTAAGCAAGGTAGCCGTCAACCCTTACCGCCTTATTTTAAATTGATAGCGCAAATTATCATAGGCATGGTTACAGCTAGCCGCTTTTCGCTAGAAACAGTAATGATAGCGAAAACTTATTTTATTCCTTTGCTGTTGTGTGTTTGTGCCACAGGAGGCTTGAGTATGTTTAACGGCTACTTATTAAGTCGTTGGGCGGGAATTGATCAGGCCACAGGTTTTTTAGGGTTTATTCCGGGTGCTGCTTCTAGCATTGTTGCTATGAGTGAAGAAATGGGCGCAGATGCGATCGCTGTGGCTTTGATTCAATACATTCGTGTTTTATTGGTGGTTTTGCTATTGCCCGCTACAGCAACTTTTTTATTTCCTGTTCAATTAGAGGCTCAAACCGCAGCAAATGTTGCAGCTACAACCGATCTTTCAACCTTACCTCTATATCTCAATTTATTAATCGTGGCTATCTGTGGCGGCTTAGGAATCTGGCTAGGAAAACGGTTAAAATTTCCCTCGGCAGGATTTTTAGGGCCTTTTTTTGTGGGGTTAATCGTGTTTTGGTTACTTCCTTATTCTATAGAAATTCCTCGCTCTGTTTTTAATGGAGGACTGTTATTATTAGGAATTTCTATCGGGGTTCAATTTGACTGGGAAGTGGCCCGAAAACTCTTAAAAGCTGTGTACATCGAGATCGCTTTAGTATGCGTTTTAAGTTTAATTTGTCTGGGAATAGGATACGAGTTTCATGTCTTAACAGGAGTGGAAACTTCAACCGCTATTTTAGGATTTACGCCTGGGGGTATTGAGGCCATGATTGCTACCGTAATGCAGCTAGGGGGAGATACAGGATTAGTGTTAGCGATGCAATTAACGCGGATGCTAGGGATTATTTTAATTGCTCCCTGGTTGGTTGGGTTTTTAGCCAAGCGAGTTAAAAGTTCTCATGCTCCCGAAGCGGTTCCGGACTCGAGTCCATCTCAAGCAAAAGTCTGA